GTCTCTTAGATCTCGTATTTGTacttgccttttttttttttttttccaccACTCCCTGGGACGGGATTCGCCGTACCGATGAGAAGGACCATCTTCTGCGTCTTTTGACAGCATCTTTATGCCGGGCTATTAACCTCGCCTCTGACAACGTTTTCGGTCGTGGTTCTGGCTTCAAGAGCCTTTTGAATGGCTGATGTCATGTCATTATCAAATGCCCATTAAAAGCTGAGCCACTGTAGTGACGAGCATTGATTCGATATAAATGTGGATATATCAGACAGTATAGTCGACCTGAAACCTGCACGAGAGAGTAAATATCGCTTTCATATTTGAAATAGCTGGCGACCTTCAAGAGAAGCTCGTTGGACAGGCTTAGGAGAGATATCGTGCGGGCTAGTTGCCGTCTGGGAGATATTATCTGAGAACGGGATTTTGAATTTTACGAGAAAACATGTTCGTGGGTTGTTATTGAGTGAGATCAACGTGACAACCCGTCAGACAGTTCCATTATGTGCAGTGCCTGAGGCTGATGATCTATACAAACTCAACCACCCTCATCCGCATCCGTGATCATATTCCGAACAACATCAGCGAGATCCTCTAAAGCCGCTTTCTCACGTGGAAGAACATGCCCAGCTCCATGATCGAACAAATCCGCACGATCTTGATCACAAAGGTTATACAGTGCCAGCGATGCATCGATATACGGATCATTACTGCCAAGGACATGGCACGTATGAATCTCAATCCTCTCTTCAGTCTCATCCGCATACACGTCACCGCCAGAGACAGGATGAACAGGCTGCCACCCGCCAATGAATATCGCACATTTAATGTGAGGAGTCCGTCCCGAGTCCTTCTGTCTCTGTCTTTCATCTAAAATCAGCGAGGCAGCGACACGGGCCCCTTCAGAATATCCAATAACGCCATCGATATCCCCCTCTTTATCCAAGAGCTGGATCAGGTAGTCGAGAGCCGACCGAACACTCTCAAATGAGGACACGGAATGTTTTGTGATAGAGCGCAGAGTACTCTCGGGCGTTTCACCGCGTGGAAAATGGCGGAGGTGCTTATTAATGGCTTCCCGGTTATTCACGTTGAAGAATGCATAGTTTGGTGGTGGTCCAAAAAAGCCTGCAAATTCCTGAGGTATTTCGACAAGGACATTTCCCTCTGCGAAGCGGAAGGTAGCGCTTCCGTTGGATTCGAGGATATCGCATAATGGTTCTGGGGGCGAGAGGTTTCTGTTCTAGCACATGACAAGGGAGATGTGTATAGGCTTGGCTTACTGAGTTGTGCCTCGAATGTCTATTCGCAGGACCGGTCAGCATAATCAGATCTTCCACTGGCTTCTATTAAGCTCACCTTTGCATTGTTGAAAGCCCCTGGAAGACAAAGAAACCGCATGGTGGATATATTACTGAACTTTGCCGTCTATTGTTCAGATCAAAGAGAATTGTACGGGAATACGCTAGATTTAAAGCGATATAAGAGACCTTAACTCACGCATGCAAGGGAATTGCTGACTCCATCGACCTGTAGAAGAAATCGTTCGCCAAATTTTCGACGTGAATCTACTACTCGAACTCCTTACATATTGATTCCTTTCTCCAGGAAATGTGCCTTCGAGATATCCCTTTATTGCGTCCTTGCATGTTGACAAGCTGGGCCCGTCCTTGACCCAATCTCATTATCTGTTGCCATTCATGATGTTAAATTGTCCCGAACCATGCTTACATGTGTTTATTTGCGAGTTATCCAAGCTAGCTACAGCTTGCCGCCAGAAATGGCGGCTATGTATCATACAGCCTTGTAGCTGCCTTGATACTCAAGTTCGAATGATTTGACAGCTCAATTGCAAGTAATGCACAGCTTTTTTGAAGGGTCAATTTAGTCGCGTTATGGGGGGCACCTTCATGGTCGATGGTGCGAGCGGTGTGCAGTTCGGTGGTGTGCGGCCCAAAGCATTTAATTCTTGAATTATTCCCTTCGTTCTCCGACAGACCTTTCGTTGACATGGGGCTATCAAATCTGCCCAATGAGTTGATGATCTCAATTGTTACCTTCCTGGGATTGTGCGAACTCAACTCCTTCTGCCGAGTCAACCGCCATAACTATGCCCTGCTGAATCCACTTCTCTAACGGCGTGAATTACAAGAGTTTGACGCATCCGTTGGATTTCCCGTGTTGGCACTGTTCTGGGCCTGTCGCACAGGAGTTGAAGGTACAGTTAGGCTCAGTGTCCAAGCAGGAGCGCATATCGATGCGCCAAACAACGTGCGCCAGTCTCCATTCTCCGTGGCAGCAGAACATGGACATGTGAGCATCATGAAGCTGCTGTATGACACCAAGCAAGTGAATATAGACAGCAAGGATTTCTGCTCTCTGACACCATTGTCTCATGCGGCAGTCAGTGGGCAAGAGAGGGCTGTGAAATTCCTCCTTGACACCAAGAAGGTGGATATAGATGTCACCGATTTGAATAATGAAGCACCATTATCATTGGTGGAAGAGAATGGGCATGAACTAGTTGTAAAGCTACTATTCCCGGTCGATCCTGGGCCTTCAATATGTATATTGACTGTGATTTGGCACATAAGATCCCTTCTGACCGCTCCGCAGGCAAAAATCAGCGGAATGATCGCTACCAATCGCAGTAATAATAGGACGATGAAGGACTAGGTCATCAACCTGACAGTGGTTCTTGCTGATGGCCGGATTCTCAAGACACGCAAGAGGCCTCAGTGAGTTGCCCGATTGACTGACTCTCCCAGAGCTCTATAGCTGACAGGACAAAAGCAAACCATCTGCGGGATACAACCTCAATGGGCCCTTCACTGGTTCAGAGGGACCTTAGGCTTTGTCATAGAGGCAACCCTTAAACTGGCGCATATCACGGAAGAAACTGGCGTGGCAGTGGCGACATTCCCAACCATGAGAGAAGCTGCAAAGGCCGCCATTCAGGTGATTCACCAAGGAATCGCCATCGGAGCCATTGAGCTCCTGGATGACGTTCAAATGGACGTGACCAACAAAATTGGTGGAACGGGTCGTGAATGGAATGTCCTCCCATGCTGTTCTTCAAATTCAGTGGGTCCAAGCTAGATGTCCAAGACAATATCGACTGTGTTCGCCAGGTTGTTCGCCAAAACAGTGGGAGTGATTTTGAAGTTGAGCGGGACCAGGCAAAACAGCACAATCTCTGATCAGCGCGAAAGGAGGCGCTGTGGAGTAGTATGCTGTGTATACGGAAGTCGCGCAATAAAGTCTGGTCTACCGATGTGGCTGTTGCCTTGTGTCCATGATGCTGATCAATTAGATTTTTGGAGGCCGAGCAAACTCTACTTCAGAAGTCTCCCATTCAGAAGCCAGCTGAGGATGGAGCTCTTCGCATGCATAGGACGGCTCAGATTGATTCGCCGTATGGCATTCGAGGAACGACATGGAGTCATGTCCGCCTTGGTAGATGTACTGGTTTCGAGTCTGCTGGATGCATACAATGCCAATGTTGGGCATCAGGTTGCTTCTTGGGCTCAATCCGAGAGAATTGTGCCTCATGTTGAGAGCATTATGAAGCAGAAAGAGGACTTCAGTATCTTCAGAGAGAATGACCGGTCCTTTGCAATTTTTTTATCGCGTTATTGCTAGTACGTATCGACCGTCATTCTTTGCCCAAACTTCCCAAACCAAAGACAGG
This region of Aspergillus chevalieri M1 DNA, chromosome 4, nearly complete sequence genomic DNA includes:
- a CDS encoding uncharacterized protein (COG:S;~EggNog:ENOG410PPAI;~InterPro:IPR005645,IPR029058;~PFAM:PF03959) produces the protein MRFLCLPGAFNNAKTFEAQLKPLCDILESNGSATFRFAEGNVLVEIPQEFAGFFGPPPNYAFFNVNNREAINKHLRHFPRGETPESTLRSITKHSVSSFESVRSALDYLIQLLDKEGDIDGVIGYSEGARVAASLILDERQRQKDSGRTPHIKCAIFIGGWQPVHPVSGGDVYADETEERIEIHTCHVLGSNDPYIDASLALYNLCDQDRADLFDHGAGHVLPREKAALEDLADVVRNMITDADEGG
- a CDS encoding uncharacterized protein (COG:C;~EggNog:ENOG410PGHW;~InterPro:IPR004113,IPR036770;~go_function: GO:0003824 - catalytic activity [Evidence IEA];~go_function: GO:0050660 - flavin adenine dinucleotide binding [Evidence IEA]), whose amino-acid sequence is MKLLYDTKQVNIDSKDFCSLTPLSHAAVSGQERAVKFLLDTKKVDIDVTDLNNEAPLSLVEENGHELVQTICGIQPQWALHWFRGTLGFVIEATLKLAHITEETGVAVATFPTMREAAKAAIQVIHQGIAIGAIELLDDVQMDVTNKIGGTGREWNVLPCCSSNSVGPS